The Cygnus olor isolate bCygOlo1 chromosome 18, bCygOlo1.pri.v2, whole genome shotgun sequence genome includes a window with the following:
- the XYLT2 gene encoding xylosyltransferase 2, with translation MVASGRARKLARRYRLALATALGILLLQGLVLWSSAGLDEEGPAEERQKKARLPENSDGSKDSDSSAGRRGSAGRKHGRWRGRPDSPGVLASKVVRAVTARHKAGRRLPAAPDASSRRNLTEARGDAQLAVFQQGDTGSVEGAPQPTENSFTPKCEITGKDALSALARASSKQCQQEIANVVCLHRAGNLMPLAVPRHCQLSGKVSPVIQWDESRLQQLPPSKPVRIAYMLVVHGRAIRQLKRLIKAVYHQQHFFYIHVDKRSNYLHREAVELARHYPNIRVTPWRMVTIWGGASLLKMYLRSMKDLLELSEWPWDFFINLSATDYPTRTNEELVMFLSKYRDKNFLKSHGRDNARFIKKQGLDRLFHECDSHMWRLGERHIPEGIVVDGGSDWFSLTRSFVEYVVYADDQLVSQLRQFYTYTLLPAESFFHTVLENSHACETLVDNNLRVTNWNRKLGCKCQYKHIVDWCGCSPNDFKPQDFLRLQQLSRPTFFARKFESTVNQEVLEILDTHLYGNYPPNTPALKAYWENVYDRVDGLSGLSDVTLTFYTAFSRLGLRKAASVLAPKEKLCRFEPRGFPSSVHLYFYDDRFQGYLVMQEVQNAATGQAEALEVWMMPQGALKLAGHGGQANRLQNLEVGTEWDPKERLFRNFGGLMGPFDEPVAMQKWSRGPNLTATVVWIDPTYVIATSYDITVDAETEFTQYKPPLNRPLRPGVWTIRLLQFWEPLGESQFLVVPQTFNRKQPLRKDDSNWLHGGPPRNEYMEQSFQGLGGILNLPRSEEAEAAAAGKAQLTGRALDEWADSAISAFWSVADVCVGSSSSCSSLETCSKTSWSSLSPDPKSELGPVKPDGRLR, from the exons ATGGTGGCGAGCGGGCGGGCGCGGAAGCTGGCCCGGCGGTACCGGCTGGCCCTGGCCACGGCCCTCGgcatcctcctgctgcagggcctCGTCCTCTGGAGCTCCGCCGGCCTCGACGAGGAGGGCCCGGCCGAG GAACGGCAGAAGAAAGCCAGGCTGCCCGAGAACAGCGATGGCTCCAAGGACTCGGACAGCTCTGCCGGGCGCCGGGGCAGCGCCGGTCGGAAGCACGGGCGGTGGCGGGGACGACCGGACAGCCCCGGGGTGCTGGCGTCCAAGGTGGTGAGAGCCGTCACGGCGAGGCACAAAGCGGGACGGCGGCTGCCGGCCGCGCCGGACGCCTCCAGCCGGAGGAACCTGACGGAGGCGCGCGGGGACGCCCAGCTGGCCGTCTTCCAGCAGGGCGACACGGGCAGCGTGGAGGGGGCTCCGCAGCCCACCGAGAACAGCTTCACCCCCAAGTGCGAGATCACGGGCAAAGACGCCCTCTCGGCGCTGGCCCGGGCCAGCAGCAAGCAGTGCCAACAGGAGATCGCCAACGTGGTGTGTCTGCACCGGGCCGGCAACCTCATGCCCCTGGCCGTGCCTCGCCACTGCCAGCTCTCGG gAAAGGTCAGCCCCGTGATCCAGTGGGACGAGAGccggctgcagcagctgccccccagcaAGCCCGTGCGCATCGCCTACATGCTGGTGGTGCACGGCAGGGCCATTCGCCAGCTGAAGCGGCTCATCAAGGCGGTGTACCACCAGCAGCACTTCTTCTACATCCACGTGGACAAG CGCTCCAACTACCTCCACCGTGAGGCGGTGGAGCTGGCCCGGCACTACCCCAACATCCGCGTGACGCCCTGGCGCATGGTGACCATCTGGGGAGGTGCCAGCCTGCTGAAGATGTACCTGCGCAGCATGAAGGACCTGCTGGAGCTCTCCGAGTGGCCCTGGGACTTCTTCATCAACCTGAGTGCCACCGATTACCCCACAAG GACCAACGAGGAGCTGGTGATGTTCCTGTCCAAATACCGAGATAAGAACTTCCTGAAGTCTCACGGCCGAGACAACGCCAG GTTTATCAAGAAGCAGGGCCTGGACCGCCTGTTCCACGAGTGTGACTCCCACATGTGGCGGCTGGGCGAGCGCCACATCCCCGAGGGCATCGTGGTGGATGGGGGCTCTGACTGGTTCTCGCTGACGCGCAGCTTCGTGGAGTACGTGGTGTACGCGGACGACCAGCTGGTGTCCCAGCTGCGGCAGTTCTACACCTACACGCTGCTGCCAGCCGAG TCCTTCTTCCACACGGTCCTGGAGAACAGCCACGCCTGCGAGACGCTGGTGGATAACAACCTGCGGGTGACCAACTGGAACCGTAAGCTGGGCTGTAAGTGCCAATATAAACACATAGTCGACTGGTGCGGGTGCTCCCCAAATGACTTCAAACCCCAGGACTTCCTCCGGCTACAG CAACTCTCCAGACCCACTTTCTTCGCCCGCAAGTTCGAGTCGACGGTGAATCAGGAGGTGCTGGAGATCCTGGACACCCACCTCTACGGCAACTACCCCCCCAACACGCCGGCCCTGAAGGCGTACTGGGAGAACGTCTACGACCGCGTCGACGGGCTCAGCGGCCTCAGCGACGTCACCCTCACCTTCTACACTGCCTTCTCCCGGCTGGGGCTCCGCAAAGCCGCCTCCGTGCTGGCGCCAAAGGAGAAGCTCTGCAG GTTTGAGCCCCGTGGCTTCCCATCCAGCGTGCACTTGTATTTCTACGACGACCGCTTCCAGGGGTACCTGGTGATGCAGGAAGTGCAGAACGCGGCGACTGGGCAGGCAGAGGCCTTGGAGGTGTGGATGATGCCCCAAGGAGCTCTGAAGCTGGCGGGTCACGGAGGGCAGGCAAACCGGTTACAAAACCTCGAG GTGGGCACAGAGTGGGACCCCAAGGAAAGGCTCTTCCGCAATTTTGGAGGCTTGATGGGGCCTTTTGACGAGCCGGTGGCCATGCAGAAGTGGTCGCGGGGTCCCAACCTGACAGCCACGGTGGTGTGGATCGACCCCACGTACGTCATCGCCACCTCCTACGACATCACGGTGGATGCAGAGACGGAGTTCACCCAGTACAAGCCCCCCCTCAACCGGCCCCTGCGCCCCGGCGTCTGGACCATCCGCCTCCTGCAGTTCTGGGAGCCCCTGGGGGAGAGCCAGTTCTTGGTGGTGCCCCAGACCTTCAACCGCAAGCAGCCTCTCAGGAAAG ACGATAGCAACTGGCTGCACGGCGGGCCCCCCCGCAACGAGTACATGGAGCAGAGCTTCCAGGGCCTTGGGGGGATCCTGAACCTGCCGCGCTCGGAGGAGGcagaggcggcggcggcggggaaggCGCAGCTGACGGGCCGGGCGCTGGACGAGTGGGCAGACAGCGCCATCAGCGCCTTCTGGTCCGTGGCAGACGTCTGCGTCGgcagctcctcctcctgctcctccctggaGACCTGCAGCAAAACCTCCTGGAGCTCGCTGTCCCCGGACCCCAAATCAGAACTGGGGCCCGTCAAACCCGACGGGCGGCTGAGGTAG
- the LOC121056993 gene encoding uncharacterized protein LOC121056993 isoform X2 — translation MAQPGGSGAAMDGNVLAIVIAATVSTSVFIVAVLVLLLLLYHRDPMCCQFLCSCRFFQTPGQCDCPPPYFSGSQRLVGPQRGASRLESAAENPGMQGDELFCVGPPSSYQLPSWEQPRLPSYESVRKKDRQREIHQMIAKRFGLWADPSQEGTSDRPLAVILKCLWLIHGPKALPVTTFKICTPSTE, via the exons ATGGCGCAgcccggggggagcggggcggccaTGGACGGCAACGTGCTGGCCATCGTCATCGCCGCCA CGGTGTCCACGTCCGTGTTCATCGTGGCCGtcctcgtgctgctgctgctcttgtaCCACCGGGACCCCATGTGCTGCCAGTTCCTCTGCTCCTGCCGCTTCTTCCAGACCCCCGGCCAGTGC GACTGCCCCCCTCCGTACTTCAGCGGCAGCCAGCGGCTTGTGGGGCCCCAGCGCGGAGCATCGCGGCTGGAGAGCGCTGCTGAGAATCCTGGCATGCAG GGAGATGAGCTGTTCTGCGTCGGGCCCCCCAGCAGCTACCAGCTGCCTtcctgggagcagccccgctTGCCGAGCTACGAAAGCGTGCGGAAGAAAGACCGCCAGCGGGAAATCCACCAGATGATCGCCAAGAGGTTTGGGCTGTGGGCAGATCCTTCCCAGGAG GGCACCTCTGACAGGCCCCTCGCTGTTATCTTGAAGTGTTTATGGCTTATTCATGGGCCAAAGGCTTTGCCTGTTACCACGTTTAAGATTTGCACTCCCTCAACAGAATAG
- the LOC121056993 gene encoding uncharacterized protein LOC121056993 isoform X1 gives MAQPGGSGAAMDGNVLAIVIAATVSTSVFIVAVLVLLLLLYHRDPMCCQFLCSCRFFQTPGQCDCPPPYFSGSQRLVGPQRGASRLESAAENPGMQGDELFCVGPPSSYQLPSWEQPRLPSYESVRKKDRQREIHQMIAKRFGLWADPSQEMPPPYEHALRHPPAFSGTAIISETSDRRGAPNPFQAPPVSYQTQRNTAV, from the exons ATGGCGCAgcccggggggagcggggcggccaTGGACGGCAACGTGCTGGCCATCGTCATCGCCGCCA CGGTGTCCACGTCCGTGTTCATCGTGGCCGtcctcgtgctgctgctgctcttgtaCCACCGGGACCCCATGTGCTGCCAGTTCCTCTGCTCCTGCCGCTTCTTCCAGACCCCCGGCCAGTGC GACTGCCCCCCTCCGTACTTCAGCGGCAGCCAGCGGCTTGTGGGGCCCCAGCGCGGAGCATCGCGGCTGGAGAGCGCTGCTGAGAATCCTGGCATGCAG GGAGATGAGCTGTTCTGCGTCGGGCCCCCCAGCAGCTACCAGCTGCCTtcctgggagcagccccgctTGCCGAGCTACGAAAGCGTGCGGAAGAAAGACCGCCAGCGGGAAATCCACCAGATGATCGCCAAGAGGTTTGGGCTGTGGGCAGATCCTTCCCAGGAG ATGCCACCTCCTTACGAGCATGCTCTACGGCATCCTCCAGCTTTCTCAGGAACAGCAATCATCTCAGAGACCTCAGACAGACGTGGTGCACCAAACCCTTTCCAGGCCCCCCCGGTCAGCTACCAAACTCAGCGAAACACAGCTGTGTGA
- the MRPL27 gene encoding 39S ribosomal protein L27, mitochondrial has product MAALGRLFLSVPQTSLVAVRCASKKSGGSSKNLGGRSPGKRYGVKKVEGAFVHAGNILATQRLIRWHPGAYVGMGRNKTLYALEDGIVRYTKEVYVPPPRSSESREVICRLPKGAILYKTFISVIPTAEVGSFKLVTML; this is encoded by the exons ATGGCGGCGCTGGGGAGGCTGT TTCTGAGCGTTCCGCAAACAAGCCTGGTGGCTGTCAGATGTGCTTCTAAGAAATCTGGGGGCAGCTCAAAAAATCTGGGTGGCCGCAGCCCTGGGAAGCGCTATGGAGTCAAGAAAGTAGAAG GTGCGTTTGTGCACGCAGGCAACATTTTGGCTACGCAGCGATTGATACGCTGGCATCCAGGGGCTTAT GTGGGGATGGGCCGTAACAAGACGCTCTACGCCCTGGAGGATGGGATCGTGAGATACACCAAGGAGGTGTACGTACCTCCACCCCGCAGCAGCgagagcagggaggtgatctgTCGTCTACCCAAAGGCGCAATTCTTTATAAAACCTTCATCAGTGTTATCCCCACCGCAGAAGTGGGGAGCTTTAAGCTGGTCACCATGCTCTGA
- the EME1 gene encoding crossover junction endonuclease EME1 isoform X1 codes for MAAAAGGAEGRSPPSGLSPRPVSPLSPGWGSAVVVLSSDSEPEVVPLAERVKRRLSRGLPSAEGSAARGKEGGERPCGSGERPAAGGGGQGDTAGVLVAEVRPWGGTNGAAGAERAARGLPQAALAEPAARPGGSPPSGGSAETSPAPKKRKYSQKEREAMCQAAWQRRKEREARKRQQEQEKERKKTLAKILKAQRPGECQKYITVVLDPAILQVEGGAQVLAALRSANYSCVVESQAVPCSITWRRKAVIPQTEDGDEWTEEPNVLVLLRLEEFLSMVRGYKQEAQGCAGDKETLQSFVAQVMKKMPGKILALTVVEVEKYFRCLRAQSKKRLQQATVHGNQGEEQRRKEAKDSGLEISRLDVEEALVDLQLCTQVQVTFFASWEELGEFATMFSKAVAEAPYKREQEKTGFSFYLENKWCRGVKVDPSGKGLFEVWKRQIQQFNRVSLEMAEAVVSAYPSPQLLDQAYSRCSSEQERENMLANILVRRGDGVTATSRRIGPELSRRIYLQMTSHDPDLYLDAT; via the exons atggcggcggccgcggggggcgCTGAGGGGCGGTCGCCGCCGTCCGGGCTGTCCCCGCGGCCGGTGTCGCCGCTCTCCCCCGGGTGGGGAAGCGCCgttgtggtgctgagcagcgaCAGCGAGCCCGAGGTGGTTCCTCTGGCCGAGCGGGTGAAGAGGAGGCTGTCCCGCGGCCTGCCCTCAGCGGAGGGGAGCGCGGCccgggggaaggaagggggagagcGGCCGTGTGGGAGCGGGGAGCGGCCGGCggctggcggcggggggcagGGTGACACGGCCGGGGTGCTGGTGGCCGAAGTCAGGCCTTGGGGAGGCACAAACGGCGCCGCGGGGGCTGAGAGGGCGGCTCGGGGCCTGCCACAGGCCGCTCTGGCAGAGCCTgcagcccggcccggcgggTCCCCGCCAAGCGGAGGCAGCGCAGAAACTTCCCCCGCTcccaagaagagaaaatatagcCAGAAGGAGAGGGAGGCGATGTGCCAGGCTGCGtggcagaggagaaaggaacGAGAAGCGCggaagaggcagcaggagcaggagaaggaaaggaagaagaccCTTGCCAAGATCCTGAAAGCTCAGAGACCAGGGGAGTGCCAGAAATACATAACGGTGGTGCTGGATCCAG CTATTTTACAGGTAGAAGGTGGTGCACAGGTCCTTGCTGCCTTGCGGTCCGCAAACTATTCCTGTGTGGTTGAGAGTCAGGCTGTTCCCTGCAGCATCACCTGGAGGAGAAAGGCTGTGATACCTCAG ACTGAAGATGGTGATGAATGGACAGAAGAGCCAAATGTCCTGGTTCTGCTTCGCTTGGAGGAGTTTTTGTCCATGGTTCGCGGCTACAAGCAA GAGgcccagggctgtgcaggagATAAGGAGACCTTACAGAGCTTTGTAGCTCAGGTTATGAAGAAAATGCCTGGAAAAATTTTGGCACTGACAGTAGTTGAAGTAGAAAAGTATTTCAG ATGTCTCAGAGCTCAGTCGAAAAAGAGGCTGCAACAGGCAACAGTGCACGGAAATCAAGGAGAAgaacagaggagaaaggaagctaAGGATTCCGGCCTGGAGATATCCAGACTGGATGTGGAAGAA GCCTTGGTGGATTTGCAGCTGTGCACACAAGTCCAAGTCACTTTTTTTGCGAGCTGGGAGGAGCTTGGAGAGTTTGCCACTATGTTCTCAAAAGCTGTAGCTGAAGCACCGTACAA GCGAGAGCAAGAGAAGACTGGATTCTCTTTCTACTTAGAGAACAAGTGGTGCAGAGGTGTGAAGGTGGATCCCTCTGGAAAGGGCCTCTTTGAAGTCTGGAAGAGGCAGATACAACAATTTAACCGGGTCAGCCTGGAGATGGCCGAGGCTGTTGTGTCTGCATACCCTTCTCCTCAGCTTCTGGACCAG GCCTATAGTAGATGCTCCTCAGAGCAGGAGCGGGAGAACATGCTGGCTAATATCCTTGTGCGCCGCGGTGATGGTGTGACAGCCACCTCCCGCCGGATCGGACCAGAACTTTCCAGGCGAATCTATCTGCAGATGACTTCTCACGATCCTGACCTCTATCTGGATGCCACCTGA
- the EME1 gene encoding crossover junction endonuclease EME1 isoform X3, whose translation MAAAAGGAEGRSPPSGLSPRPVSPLSPGWGSAVVVLSSDSEPEVVPLAERVKRRLSRGLPSAEGSAARGKEGGERPCGSGERPAAGGGGQGDTAGVLVAEVRPWGGTNGAAGAERAARGLPQAALAEPAARPGGSPPSGGSAETSPAPKKRKYSQKEREAMCQAAWQRRKEREARKRQQEQEKERKKTLAKILKAQRPGECQKYITVVLDPAILQVEGGAQVLAALRSANYSCVVESQAVPCSITWRRKAVIPQTEDGDEWTEEPNVLVLLRLEEFLSMVRGYKQEAQGCAGDKETLQSFVAQVMKKMPGKILALTVVEVEKYFRCLRAQSKKRLQQATVHGNQGEEQRRKEAKDSGLEISRLDVEEALVDLQLCTQVQVTFFASWEELGEFATMFSKAVAEAPYKREQEKTGFSFYLENKWCRGVKVDPSGKGLFEVWKRQIQQFNRVSLEMAEAVVSAYPSPQLLDQHSTP comes from the exons atggcggcggccgcggggggcgCTGAGGGGCGGTCGCCGCCGTCCGGGCTGTCCCCGCGGCCGGTGTCGCCGCTCTCCCCCGGGTGGGGAAGCGCCgttgtggtgctgagcagcgaCAGCGAGCCCGAGGTGGTTCCTCTGGCCGAGCGGGTGAAGAGGAGGCTGTCCCGCGGCCTGCCCTCAGCGGAGGGGAGCGCGGCccgggggaaggaagggggagagcGGCCGTGTGGGAGCGGGGAGCGGCCGGCggctggcggcggggggcagGGTGACACGGCCGGGGTGCTGGTGGCCGAAGTCAGGCCTTGGGGAGGCACAAACGGCGCCGCGGGGGCTGAGAGGGCGGCTCGGGGCCTGCCACAGGCCGCTCTGGCAGAGCCTgcagcccggcccggcgggTCCCCGCCAAGCGGAGGCAGCGCAGAAACTTCCCCCGCTcccaagaagagaaaatatagcCAGAAGGAGAGGGAGGCGATGTGCCAGGCTGCGtggcagaggagaaaggaacGAGAAGCGCggaagaggcagcaggagcaggagaaggaaaggaagaagaccCTTGCCAAGATCCTGAAAGCTCAGAGACCAGGGGAGTGCCAGAAATACATAACGGTGGTGCTGGATCCAG CTATTTTACAGGTAGAAGGTGGTGCACAGGTCCTTGCTGCCTTGCGGTCCGCAAACTATTCCTGTGTGGTTGAGAGTCAGGCTGTTCCCTGCAGCATCACCTGGAGGAGAAAGGCTGTGATACCTCAG ACTGAAGATGGTGATGAATGGACAGAAGAGCCAAATGTCCTGGTTCTGCTTCGCTTGGAGGAGTTTTTGTCCATGGTTCGCGGCTACAAGCAA GAGgcccagggctgtgcaggagATAAGGAGACCTTACAGAGCTTTGTAGCTCAGGTTATGAAGAAAATGCCTGGAAAAATTTTGGCACTGACAGTAGTTGAAGTAGAAAAGTATTTCAG ATGTCTCAGAGCTCAGTCGAAAAAGAGGCTGCAACAGGCAACAGTGCACGGAAATCAAGGAGAAgaacagaggagaaaggaagctaAGGATTCCGGCCTGGAGATATCCAGACTGGATGTGGAAGAA GCCTTGGTGGATTTGCAGCTGTGCACACAAGTCCAAGTCACTTTTTTTGCGAGCTGGGAGGAGCTTGGAGAGTTTGCCACTATGTTCTCAAAAGCTGTAGCTGAAGCACCGTACAA GCGAGAGCAAGAGAAGACTGGATTCTCTTTCTACTTAGAGAACAAGTGGTGCAGAGGTGTGAAGGTGGATCCCTCTGGAAAGGGCCTCTTTGAAGTCTGGAAGAGGCAGATACAACAATTTAACCGGGTCAGCCTGGAGATGGCCGAGGCTGTTGTGTCTGCATACCCTTCTCCTCAGCTTCTGGACCAG cacagcacgcCGTGA
- the EME1 gene encoding crossover junction endonuclease EME1 isoform X2, with amino-acid sequence MAAAAGGAEGRSPPSGLSPRPVSPLSPGWGSAVVVLSSDSEPEVVPLAERVKRRLSRGLPSAEGSAARGKEGGERPCGSGERPAAGGGGQGDTAGVLVAEVRPWGGTNGAAGAERAARGLPQAALAEPAARPGGSPPSGGSAETSPAPKKRKYSQKEREAMCQAAWQRRKEREARKRQQEQEKERKKTLAKILKAQRPGECQKYITVVLDPAILQVEGGAQVLAALRSANYSCVVESQAVPCSITWRRKAVIPQTEDGDEWTEEPNVLVLLRLEEFLSMVRGYKQEAQGCAGDKETLQSFVAQVMKKMPGKILALTVVEVEKYFRCLRAQSKKRLQQATVHGNQGEEQRRKEAKDSGLEISRLDVEEALVDLQLCTQVQVTFFASWEELGEFATMFSKAVAEAPYKREQEKTGFSFYLENKWCRGVKVDPSGKGLFEVWKRQIQQFNRVSLEMAEAVVSAYPSPQLLDQLPLSVQGRSGEGPAEKWVHGVKA; translated from the exons atggcggcggccgcggggggcgCTGAGGGGCGGTCGCCGCCGTCCGGGCTGTCCCCGCGGCCGGTGTCGCCGCTCTCCCCCGGGTGGGGAAGCGCCgttgtggtgctgagcagcgaCAGCGAGCCCGAGGTGGTTCCTCTGGCCGAGCGGGTGAAGAGGAGGCTGTCCCGCGGCCTGCCCTCAGCGGAGGGGAGCGCGGCccgggggaaggaagggggagagcGGCCGTGTGGGAGCGGGGAGCGGCCGGCggctggcggcggggggcagGGTGACACGGCCGGGGTGCTGGTGGCCGAAGTCAGGCCTTGGGGAGGCACAAACGGCGCCGCGGGGGCTGAGAGGGCGGCTCGGGGCCTGCCACAGGCCGCTCTGGCAGAGCCTgcagcccggcccggcgggTCCCCGCCAAGCGGAGGCAGCGCAGAAACTTCCCCCGCTcccaagaagagaaaatatagcCAGAAGGAGAGGGAGGCGATGTGCCAGGCTGCGtggcagaggagaaaggaacGAGAAGCGCggaagaggcagcaggagcaggagaaggaaaggaagaagaccCTTGCCAAGATCCTGAAAGCTCAGAGACCAGGGGAGTGCCAGAAATACATAACGGTGGTGCTGGATCCAG CTATTTTACAGGTAGAAGGTGGTGCACAGGTCCTTGCTGCCTTGCGGTCCGCAAACTATTCCTGTGTGGTTGAGAGTCAGGCTGTTCCCTGCAGCATCACCTGGAGGAGAAAGGCTGTGATACCTCAG ACTGAAGATGGTGATGAATGGACAGAAGAGCCAAATGTCCTGGTTCTGCTTCGCTTGGAGGAGTTTTTGTCCATGGTTCGCGGCTACAAGCAA GAGgcccagggctgtgcaggagATAAGGAGACCTTACAGAGCTTTGTAGCTCAGGTTATGAAGAAAATGCCTGGAAAAATTTTGGCACTGACAGTAGTTGAAGTAGAAAAGTATTTCAG ATGTCTCAGAGCTCAGTCGAAAAAGAGGCTGCAACAGGCAACAGTGCACGGAAATCAAGGAGAAgaacagaggagaaaggaagctaAGGATTCCGGCCTGGAGATATCCAGACTGGATGTGGAAGAA GCCTTGGTGGATTTGCAGCTGTGCACACAAGTCCAAGTCACTTTTTTTGCGAGCTGGGAGGAGCTTGGAGAGTTTGCCACTATGTTCTCAAAAGCTGTAGCTGAAGCACCGTACAA GCGAGAGCAAGAGAAGACTGGATTCTCTTTCTACTTAGAGAACAAGTGGTGCAGAGGTGTGAAGGTGGATCCCTCTGGAAAGGGCCTCTTTGAAGTCTGGAAGAGGCAGATACAACAATTTAACCGGGTCAGCCTGGAGATGGCCGAGGCTGTTGTGTCTGCATACCCTTCTCCTCAGCTTCTGGACCAG ctgcctctgaGCGTGCAAGGGAGATCTGGAGAGGGACCGGCTGAAAAATGGGTTCACGGTGTGAAGGCGTAG
- the LRRC59 gene encoding leucine-rich repeat-containing protein 59: protein MARGGGKAGSLKDKLDGNELDLSLCDLSEVPVRELAALPKATILDLSCNNLISLPSDFCSLMHLVKLDLSKNRLQQLPLDFGRLVNLQHLDLLNNRLVTLPVSFAQLKNLKWLDLKDNPLDPVLAKVAGDCLDEKQCKQAAVRVLQHMKVIQSEQDQERQRKLQAEREMEKKREAEQRAREAQERELRKREKAEEKERRRREYDAQRAAKQEMEKKTKKETVQTRKPASSSRPPQPPRHKHSWSRSVLRVLLLVLLCILCTLAVCKLTELQHQPLCISVNTLYEDVVAAVQNHKSLQNLLHQNSQQ, encoded by the exons AtggcgcggggcggcggcaaGGCGGGGAGCCTGAAGGACAAGCTCGACGGCAACGAGCTCGACCTGAGCCTGTGCGATCTGAGCGAGGTGCCCGTCAGGGAGCTG gcTGCACTTCCGAAGGCAACTATATTGGATTTGTCCTGTAACAACCTCATCTCCTTACCG TCAGACTTCTGTAGTTTGATGCACCTGGTGAAACTGGATCTGAGTAAAAATCGCCTTCAACAGCTGCCTTTGGACTTTGGCCGCCTGGTCAATCTGCAGCATCTGGACCTCCTGAACAACCGTTTAGTCACCCTGCCAGTCAGCTTTGCACAGCTCAAG AACCTGAAGTGGCTGGATCTGAAGGACAATCCCCTGGATCCCGTTCTAGCTAAAGTAGCCGGAGACTGCCTGGACGAGAAGCAGTGTAAACAGGCTGCTGTCAGG GTACTGCAGCATATGAAAGTGATCCAGTCTGAGCAGGACCAAGAAAGACAACGGAAGCTCCAAGCAGAGCGAG AAATGGAGAAGAAGCGTGAAGCCGAACAGCGAGCCAGGGAGGCTCAAGAAAGGGAACTGAGGAAGCgagagaaggcagaggaaaaggaacGCAGAAGACGGGAGTATGATGCTCAGAGAGCTGCAAAAcaggagatggaaaagaaaactaaaaaagaaacCGTGCAAACCCGAA AGCCTGCCTCCAGTTCTCGTCCTCCTCAGCCGCCCCGGCACAAGCACTCCTGGTCACGGTCAGTGCTgagggtcctgctgctggtgctgctgtgcatcCTCTGTACTTTGGCTGTCTGCAAGCTGACAGAGCTACAGCATCAACCGCTGTGCATCAGCGTGAACACTCTCTACGAGGATGTGGTAGCTGCTGTGCAAAACCATAAATCCCTGCAAAACCTGCTACACCAGAACTCGCAGCAGTGA